The Terriglobales bacterium genomic interval CCGGAGGGCGCAGGCATGCTGGTCATGCAGGGCGGAACTGGATACGGGCGCACATTTCTGCGCGGCTTGCGGAAAGGTGCAGCCGGCTGCTGCCATCGACCACTTCCGCTTTTTCGGACTGCCGCGCAAGCTGAACGTGGATACCGCAGCGCTGGAGCGCGAATTTTACCGCCTGAGCCGCCGCCTGCATCCGGATGTTTATGCACAGGCCACCGCCGATGAACAGCGCTGGAGCCTGGAGAAAAGCTCGCAGCTCAATGACGCCTACCGCACGCTGAAGGACCCCATTTCGCGCACTATGTACCTGCTTCAGCTTGAAGGGGTGCAGCTTGAAGAGCAGTCCAAGGCGGCCACCGATCGCGCCCGCCAGACGGGCGAGGAGAAGAAACAGGTTGTTCCGCCCGATCTGCTCGAGGAAGTCTTTGAACTGAACATGCAGCTCGAAGAGCTGCGCAACAACAAAAAGATGGGCGAAGCGGATCCAGCGCTGCTGAAGGAACTGCAGGCCCACAAGGCGCACTTCGAGGAAAAGCTGAATGCGCTGGCCGCCGAGCTGAAATCGTATTGGGACGAATGGGACGCGCTGGCCTTCCACGCGCATCCGGAGAGCGCGGGCGATGCCGCGCGTGTGCCCGTGCGCGACAAGATGGTGGACTTGCTGAACCGCCGGTCGTACATCCGGAACCTGGTCCGCGACGTAAATGAAGCGTTGGAGAATTGAAGCAGGCAATGGCTGAAGACCGCATCGTCGGCATCGACCTGGGCACCACGAACTCGCTGGTGGCGTTCATGGTGGACGACACGCCGGTGGTCATCCCCGGCGAGGACGGGGCGAACCTTGTCCCGTCGCTGGTCGCGCTCGATCGCAAGGGCGAGATCGTGGTCGGCAACCCGGCGCGCAAGCTCCTGATCGAAACCCCGGAGCGCGCCGTCTACTCCGTGAAGCGCCTGATGGGCCGCGGCCTCGAGGACGTGCAGGAAGAGCTGCGGTTCTTCCCCTTCCGTTTCGCCGACGGAGTCCAGGCCGGCGAAGTGCTGCGCATCCGGCTGGGCGAGCGCGAATTCACGCCGCCGGAAATCTCGGCATTCATTCTGCGCCAGCTCAAGCGCAACGCCGAGCGCTACTTTGCCGCGCCGGTGACCAAGGCCGTGATCACGGTGCCGGCGTACTTCAACGACGCGCAACGCCAAGCCACGAAGGACGCCGGACGTATTGCCGGCCTCGATGTGCTGCGGCTGGTGAACGAACCCACAGCCGCTTCGCTCGCCTACGGCCTGGACAAGCGCAAGGAAGGCATCGTCGCCGTGTACGACCTGGGCGGCGGCACGTTCGATATCTCCATCCTCAAGCTGCACGAGGGCATCTTCGAGGTCATCGCAACCAACGGCGACACCCACCTGGGCGGCGATGACATCGACAATCTGTTGATCGGCATTGCGCTCGATGATATCCGCGGCGACATGGGCCTCGACCTACGCCGCAATGGCGAAGCCGTGCAGGCCATCCGCAAGGCGGTGATCGACGCCAAGATCGCCTTGTCGGCTGCGGACGCCGCCACCATCGAGGTCGAGCTTCCCGGTGAACATCCGTACCGCCGGCAGATCACGCGCGCGCAGTTCGAGCACCTCATCGAGCCGATCATCGCGCGTACGACGGGCCCGTGCCGGCAGGCGCTGAAGGATGCCAAGCTCTCGCCGCAGCAGATCGACGAGGTGGTGCTGGTGGGCGGCTCGACACGCATCCCGCACGTGCGGGAGCTGGTGCGCGAGCTGTTTCAGCGCGAGCCGCACGTCGAACTGAATCCCGACGAGGTGGTTGCGCTGGGTGCGGCGGTGCAGGCGCACATCCTGGCCGGCGGATC includes:
- the hscB gene encoding Fe-S protein assembly co-chaperone HscB, whose product is MQPAAAIDHFRFFGLPRKLNVDTAALEREFYRLSRRLHPDVYAQATADEQRWSLEKSSQLNDAYRTLKDPISRTMYLLQLEGVQLEEQSKAATDRARQTGEEKKQVVPPDLLEEVFELNMQLEELRNNKKMGEADPALLKELQAHKAHFEEKLNALAAELKSYWDEWDALAFHAHPESAGDAARVPVRDKMVDLLNRRSYIRNLVRDVNEALEN
- the hscA gene encoding Fe-S protein assembly chaperone HscA; this encodes MAEDRIVGIDLGTTNSLVAFMVDDTPVVIPGEDGANLVPSLVALDRKGEIVVGNPARKLLIETPERAVYSVKRLMGRGLEDVQEELRFFPFRFADGVQAGEVLRIRLGEREFTPPEISAFILRQLKRNAERYFAAPVTKAVITVPAYFNDAQRQATKDAGRIAGLDVLRLVNEPTAASLAYGLDKRKEGIVAVYDLGGGTFDISILKLHEGIFEVIATNGDTHLGGDDIDNLLIGIALDDIRGDMGLDLRRNGEAVQAIRKAVIDAKIALSAADAATIEVELPGEHPYRRQITRAQFEHLIEPIIARTTGPCRQALKDAKLSPQQIDEVVLVGGSTRIPHVRELVRELFQREPHVELNPDEVVALGAAVQAHILAGGSEVTADMLLLDVTPLSLGIEVAGGTTDKIILRNSTIPASATQHYTTQVDGQTNVAIHVLQGERELAKDCRSLARFDLKGIPPMPAGLPRIEVKFLIDANGILHVSAREQRSGKEAEIEVKPTYGLSDEQVESMILESFDYAEEDFRQRQIIEARLEADNLMLHLDKARENPAWQQLKEDERANIGRLEKELKKVKPGEDYRVIREAIERLNQATLRLAEMMMDSALAEALKGKSMETAEVGEGPKAPHPFAPAEIRNE